The following are encoded together in the Bos indicus isolate NIAB-ARS_2022 breed Sahiwal x Tharparkar chromosome 29, NIAB-ARS_B.indTharparkar_mat_pri_1.0, whole genome shotgun sequence genome:
- the FADD gene encoding FAS-associated death domain protein, producing MDPFLVLLHSVSAGLSSSDLTQLKFLCQNHISKRKLELAQSGLDLFTVLLQQNELNAEHTALLRELLCSLRRKDLLLRLDDFERGAAGGAAPEDRDLRAAMEIICDNVGKDWRRLARHLGVSDVKIEAIEEKYPRNLAEQVRELLRVWKNSTRENAAVSCLVGALRGCQLNVVADLIEEDQRARALQSGSANPGSFTAWDSGSAAPGAS from the exons ATGGACCCGTTCCTGGTGCTGCTGCACTCGGTGTCGGCCGGGCTCTCGAGCAGCGACCTGACCCAGCTCAAGTTCCTGTGCCAGAACCACATTAGCAAGAGGAAGCTGGAGCTCGCGCAGAGCGGCCTGGACCTCTTCACCGTCCTGCTCCAGCAGAACGAGCTGAACGCCGAGCACACCGCGCTGCTGCGCGAGCTGCTCTGCTCCCTGCGGCGCAAGGACCTCCTGCTCCGCCTGGACGACTTCGAACGGGGCGCGGCGGGCGGGGCGGCGCCGGAGGACCGAG ACCTGCGGGCAGCAATGGAGATCATCTGTGATAACGTGGGGAAGGACTGGAGGAGGCTGGCCCGGCACCTCGGAGTATCTGACGTCAAGATCGAAGCCATCGAGGAGAAGTACCCCCGGAACCTGGCGGAGCAGGTGAGGGAGCTGCTGCGGGTCTGGAAGAACAGCACTAGGGAGAACGCAGCTGTGTCCTGCCTGGTGGGTGCACTCCGGGGCTGCCAGCTGAACGTGGTGGCGGACCTCATCGAGGAGGACCAGCGGGCCCGGGCCCTCCAGAGTGGGAGCGCCAACCCTGGGTCCTTCACAGCCTGGGACTCGGGCTCCGCTGCCCCGGGAGCCTCCTGA